The Trypanosoma brucei gambiense DAL972 chromosome 10, complete sequence genome has a segment encoding these proteins:
- a CDS encoding RBP7: MPPRARLFVGQLNFDATEDDIYALFDFYGKALHVNILRDKETQKSKGSAFVEYGSTEEADCAILALHNRYNMEREKPLQVSYCNKSELISEFGRDHASKLHDENPANPAPPQRVQR, encoded by the coding sequence ATGCCACCGCGGGCTCGACTTTTTGTTGGGCAGCTAAACTTTGACGCAACCGAAGATGACATATATGCACTTTTTGATTTCTACGGGAAAGCCCTTCATGTCAATATACTTCGTGACAAGGAgacacaaaaaagcaaaggcagCGCCTTCGTGGAATATGGAAGTACGGAGGAGGCAGATTGTGCCATTCTCGCGCTTCACAACCGCTACAATATGGAGCGCGAAAAACCGCTTCAAGTGTCTTATTGTAACAAGTCCGAGTTGATATCTGAGTTTGGCAGGGATCATGCCTCGAAGTTACACGACGAGAACCCTGCGAACCCCGCCCCACCACAACGTGTTCAACGGTGA
- a CDS encoding RBP7 — protein sequence MPPRARLFVGQLNFNATEDDIYALFDFYGDVLHVNILRDKETQKSKGSAFVEYGSTVEADFAILGLHNRCNTGHRKRLQVSYCSKSELISDFGRDHASKLHNENPVNPAPPQRVQR from the coding sequence ATGCCACCGCGGGCTCGACTTTTTGTTGGACAGCTAAACTTTAACGCAACCGAAGATGACATATATGCACTTTTTGATTTCTACGGTGATGTGCTGCACGTTAATATACTTCGTGACAAGGAgacacaaaaaagcaaaggcagCGCCTTCGTGGAATATGGAAGCACGGTGGAAGCGGACTTCGCCATCCTCGGACTTCACAACCGTTGCAACACGGGACACAGAAAACGACTTCAGGTGTCTTATTGTAGCAAGTCCGAGTTAATATCAGATTTTGGAAGGGATCATGCCTCGAAGTTACACAACGAGAATCCTGTGAATCCCGCCCCACCACAACGTGTGCAACGTTGA